The genome window GGTACTCGGGCGCGGGACCCAGCAGGTGTCGCCCCGCGTTCTCCGGGCGATAGGGAAGGAGAACGTCATCGTCGTCGCGACGCCGCGCAAGCTCGCCGAGACACCCCGCGTCTTCGTCGACACGGGGGACCCCGAACTCGACCGCGAGTTCGGGCCTACCATCAGGGTCGTCACGGGGTACAGGGTCGCCCGCCGCGTGGGGGTGGCGGCGGTCCCCGCGGGCATGGGGTGAATCCCGGGCCCCGTTCCCCGTCCCGAGGCCGCGGTCTTTCGGCGGTAGACCTCCCGGGAAAATATTTTTTTAACACCCGTGACGTTCCTTCCAGAAAGGAGAGGGGAACGGAGGGCATGGAGCGGAAGGGATCGGGGGGAGCAGGGGAAGGGCTCCCCGAGGCCCGCGAGAGGAACCTCGAGCCCGGCGACCACGTGGCAGTCCTCCTCGGCGATCCCTCCGGGATCGCACCCGTCACGGAGAGCATCCTCGGGAGGTGCGGGGAGAAGGGGTGGTACCCCATCTACATCTCCCGCTTCCCCGAGAGGAACCCCGCGATCTTCGCGGGGGATTCTGTGCGCGCGGAGATCGCGGGCCGTGCCTGCGTCCTCTCGCACGGCGATCCCCTCTTCCACAGCCAGCTTGCAACCGTCGAGGCCGCGCGGGCGTTCTTCGGGCAGAAGGCGCGGGAGGCCGCGGCGGCCGGGTACTCCGCGGTCTGCATCGTCCGGGAGGTCCCGCCCCTCGCGACCCACAAGTCAGAACGGAGTCTCGTGAGCGACCTCGCGGACCTAAAACCGCTCTTTGACGAGGGATCCCTCGTCCTCGTCTGCATCTACAGGATGGGGGAGACCCCCGCGGCAACGCTTCTCAACGTCCTGCGGACGCACCCCCTCGTCGTGCTCGACGGGAGGATCATCAGGAACTTCTTCTACATCCCCGCGTCGGACGCGCAGCGCTACAACCTCCCGTCCCTCGAGCTCCAGCACTGGCTCGACACCCTCCGGGAGATCTCCCGCCAGACCGAGATCCTCCGCGAGAGCGAGGCACGGTACCGGGACCTGCTCGAGAACGCGAGCGACCTCGTCCAGAGCGTGGATGCGAACGGCCGTTTCCTCTTCGTGAACAGGACGTGGAGGGAGAGGCTCGGGTACACGCGGGAGGACCTCGAACGCATCACGCTCTTTGACGTCGTCGCCCCCGAGTCCCTTTCGCACTGCAGGGAACTCTTCGCCCGGGTTACCTCGGGGGAGGACGTCGGCACTTTCGAGGCGGTCTTCCGGGCGAAGTCCGGGGAGAGGGTGTACGTCGAGGGGAGGGCAAACTGCCTGATGGTCGGGGGCAAGCCCCGGTACACGCGCGGGATATTCAGGGACATCACCGCGAGGAAGAAGGGCAGAGACGCCGGCCCGTGACCCCGCACATGCCCTGCGGGACATCCCGCGGGGTCTTATGAGGGAGGACCGACAACTTCTCCCGGGATGGAGCACGTGCGGAAGGCTTTCGACGACGCGGCGGCGCGGTACGACAGCACGCGGAAGTACATCATCCCCGACATGGACGGGTTCTACGGCGCGGCGGTCTGGGCCGCGGACTGGCCGGCGGAAGACCCGGCCGTCCTCGACATCGGCGCGGGAACGGGCCTCCTCTCCGCGATGATCGTCGAGAAATTCCCGGTGGCGAGGGTGACCCTCCTCGACATCTCGGACCGGATGCTCGAGGTCGCGAGGGCCCGGTTCTCCGGCAACCCCCGCGTCCGGTTCGTGGTCGCGGACTACAGCAGGGAGGAGCTCCCCGGGGTGTTCGACATCGTATGCTCTGCCCTCTCCATCCACCACCTCGACCACGCCCAGAAGAGGGATCTCTTCGCGAGGATCCACGCGGCCCTCGTCCCCGGCGGGATATTCGTGAACGCGGACCAGGTGGAACCCCCATGCGACTGGCTCTCCCGGAAGTACCGGGAGTACTGGGACTCCCACCTCGCGGGGGCACCCATCGACCCGGCAGAGGTGGAGGCGGCGAGGGCCCGGAGGGAGGCCCTCGACCAAAACGCGCCGCTCCTCGACCAGGTCCGTTGGCTCGGGGAAGCCGGGTTCTCCTGCGTCGACGTCGTGTACAAGAACAGGACTTTCTGCGTCTTCGTGGCGAGGAAGGGGGAGTGAGGGAGCGGGTGGCCGGGAGCCCTGCATCCCAGCTGCCCCGCAACACGCGCCCACGCACTTTCGTGCAGCAATGTATAAATAGTTACATCGAGGAACATAATAATACATGAAGGACGAGACGAGCAGCCACCGGGTGATGCCGGTGGACTGGGGATCGCCGCCGGCACGGCGGCACGCAAAGAGCGCCACGAGAGGCGCGTTCTAGGAAATTCCTCTCCTGCGGGGTGCGAGTTCCACCTCGAGACGGCCGAGATCCCGCTGCCGGCAGCCGACCCGTTCACGCTCTATTCTGCCATCGGGAAGGGGGGCGGCTGCATCCTCGAATCCGTGGAGGGGATCCCGCGGAGGGCCGTCCGGTCGTTCGTCTGCCCCGCGCCTCCGGTCGCGATCGCGCAGGGGGATACCGTCACGTACACGGGCG of Methanolinea sp. contains these proteins:
- a CDS encoding methyltransferase domain-containing protein — encoded protein: MEHVRKAFDDAAARYDSTRKYIIPDMDGFYGAAVWAADWPAEDPAVLDIGAGTGLLSAMIVEKFPVARVTLLDISDRMLEVARARFSGNPRVRFVVADYSREELPGVFDIVCSALSIHHLDHAQKRDLFARIHAALVPGGIFVNADQVEPPCDWLSRKYREYWDSHLAGAPIDPAEVEAARARREALDQNAPLLDQVRWLGEAGFSCVDVVYKNRTFCVFVARKGE
- a CDS encoding PAS domain S-box protein; the protein is MERKGSGGAGEGLPEARERNLEPGDHVAVLLGDPSGIAPVTESILGRCGEKGWYPIYISRFPERNPAIFAGDSVRAEIAGRACVLSHGDPLFHSQLATVEAARAFFGQKAREAAAAGYSAVCIVREVPPLATHKSERSLVSDLADLKPLFDEGSLVLVCIYRMGETPAATLLNVLRTHPLVVLDGRIIRNFFYIPASDAQRYNLPSLELQHWLDTLREISRQTEILRESEARYRDLLENASDLVQSVDANGRFLFVNRTWRERLGYTREDLERITLFDVVAPESLSHCRELFARVTSGEDVGTFEAVFRAKSGERVYVEGRANCLMVGGKPRYTRGIFRDITARKKGRDAGP